One Myxococcales bacterium genomic region harbors:
- a CDS encoding LysR family transcriptional regulator, producing the protein MERTINFDGVTAFLAVVETQSFTKAADRLGIAKSAVSRRVSDLEDALGVRLIHRTTRKLHLTDAGNAYAAHVGRAVTALTDANEAVRDLGDSARGRVKITAPVDIGATFLPDVLLRFREKHPEVAVDCVLAGRQVDLVAEGVDLALRFGPLQDSSLVARKLSTGSSFLVASPAYAEKHGLPKKLSDLASHELVIFKAQHGKMRLELEGPKGPESVDVTSKLTADDLSFLRRAVLDGAGIALLPWFLVATSVDAGDLVRVLPKYRRAGVPGHLVYPSARLLPRRVSLLIEHLLDELRVLRIEPS; encoded by the coding sequence GTGGAGAGAACGATTAACTTCGACGGGGTCACGGCGTTCTTGGCCGTGGTCGAGACCCAGAGCTTCACCAAGGCCGCCGATCGGCTCGGCATCGCCAAGTCGGCGGTGAGCCGTCGCGTGAGCGACCTCGAGGACGCGCTCGGGGTGCGCCTCATCCACCGGACGACACGAAAGCTCCACCTGACCGACGCGGGCAACGCCTACGCGGCCCACGTCGGCCGCGCCGTCACCGCCCTCACAGACGCGAACGAGGCCGTGCGCGACCTCGGGGACTCTGCGCGGGGCCGGGTGAAGATCACGGCGCCGGTCGACATCGGCGCGACGTTCCTCCCCGACGTGCTCCTCCGCTTCCGCGAGAAGCACCCCGAGGTCGCCGTCGACTGCGTGCTCGCGGGGCGGCAGGTCGATCTCGTGGCCGAGGGCGTGGATCTCGCGCTCCGCTTCGGCCCGCTCCAAGACTCGTCGCTCGTCGCACGCAAGCTCTCCACGGGCTCGTCGTTCTTGGTCGCGAGCCCCGCGTACGCGGAGAAGCACGGTCTCCCGAAGAAGCTCTCGGATCTCGCGTCGCACGAGCTCGTGATCTTCAAGGCGCAACACGGCAAGATGCGCCTCGAGCTCGAGGGGCCGAAGGGGCCCGAGTCGGTCGACGTCACGAGCAAGCTCACCGCCGACGATCTCAGCTTCCTGCGCCGCGCGGTGCTCGACGGAGCGGGCATCGCGCTCCTCCCGTGGTTCCTCGTGGCCACCTCGGTCGACGCCGGGGATCTCGTGCGGGTCCTGCCGAAGTACCGGAGAGCCGGGGTGCCCGGGCACCTCGTGTACCCGTCGGCGCGCCTACTCCCGCGGAGGGTCTCCCTGCTCATCGAGCACCTCCTCGACGAGCTCCGTGTACTGCGCATCGAGCCCTCATGA
- a CDS encoding class I SAM-dependent methyltransferase, producing MRDLDRVNVALFTYPRLVRAITPTISRVHAIERRPVRILEVASGTGDMATALSEHAAARRIAIELVGSDVSPDYVAIAERRAKARGSKVRFETIDAFSLEHLPAHAFDVVLMAQSLHHFRPGQLARVIAGARHAARHAFVGIDVRRSFAAYPVGLVAAAAVSAPGFLHDTVLTLRKVYSEDERASVDFRTERRRRPRPTRQGAIRGARGA from the coding sequence ATGCGCGACCTCGACCGCGTGAACGTGGCCCTCTTCACCTACCCGAGGCTCGTCCGCGCCATCACCCCGACGATCTCGCGGGTGCACGCGATCGAGCGGAGGCCCGTGCGCATCCTCGAGGTCGCGAGCGGTACGGGAGACATGGCGACGGCCCTCTCCGAGCACGCCGCGGCGAGGCGCATCGCGATCGAGCTCGTGGGCTCCGACGTCTCCCCCGACTACGTCGCGATCGCCGAGCGTCGCGCCAAGGCTCGTGGCTCGAAGGTGCGCTTCGAGACGATCGACGCCTTCTCACTCGAGCACTTGCCCGCTCACGCGTTCGACGTCGTGCTCATGGCGCAGAGCCTCCACCACTTTCGCCCGGGCCAGCTCGCGAGGGTCATCGCCGGGGCGCGTCACGCGGCGCGGCATGCCTTCGTGGGGATCGACGTGCGTCGGAGCTTCGCGGCGTATCCCGTGGGGCTGGTCGCCGCCGCAGCCGTGTCTGCGCCCGGTTTTCTGCACGATACGGTGCTCACCCTGCGCAAGGTGTACTCCGAGGACGAGCGAGCATCCGTTGATTTTCGGACCGAGAGGCGCCGTCGTCCGCGCCCGACCCGCCAAGGCGCGATCCGAGGCGCCCGCGGAGCCTAG
- a CDS encoding tetratricopeptide repeat protein: MTQGPAVELVGRTSELGQVVAAVKRHPAVVQIVGPPGSGVSALATAAAHALGVPRVLRFDYAHTPEGVERVLSRAKIGHSFEDLLSASAETVWVLDGVFGVLPLLREVLSSITGTSAPTLLVAGGARLPFGEVVHLGPLARDAATSLYLATARRARGESSPDDAPAVVRAVLGYLDGLPGAIVAAAERAALLGGKRLAERLSTDPSTLAGTSLHASFERVCAALPVKESRALRALSVLDGRFSADVAEAIVGTPSALADVQALRELGLVDATTAHGERKLALPRPLRDYLRYAFHDDGDGARARAEEHLARIALDHAEPHEGPRGRVAPADAITALGALVTMGNLEGAARVAARLDAQSPAALATETGVRALDRLVEELENEDRAVATSVTLVARARAHQTRGRLDLATADLTRAKSLAKRAGDPHAQGLADQRLASIRTDGGDPRAGKKLAERAFELLDGVSPRDAAAALSTLGTAEMALGESMDAREHFVRALALREQAHDDEGAAQEHAGIGATLYQEGRLAESVRSYDRAKELLQASPRGDLFGYVLAARALALQELGHFPEAEADLARATEVLLEHESLRFRRVFLGYLAQLRHESKRATEAERTYREAISELREARHVVYADLFRASLGALLAELGRITEAEALFDDTADEGAPVPTTLARRIHRGHVALHYARTARAAGTPFEAHVERAKAALGLAREASSDDDVRFAERLLARAISSFDSGGSAQEVLTVGKDVSSFRVGPRAPVDLRRKRATRLMLKALVEARVQRPGEPIVVDALVKATWPGERILPQAALSRVYVTVLMLRNLGLRTILVQRDGGYLLDPNVRLVDEGAG; encoded by the coding sequence ATGACACAAGGGCCTGCCGTGGAGCTCGTCGGGCGAACGAGCGAGCTCGGCCAAGTCGTCGCCGCGGTGAAGCGGCACCCCGCGGTCGTTCAAATCGTCGGGCCTCCGGGCTCCGGTGTCTCCGCGCTCGCCACGGCCGCGGCCCACGCGCTCGGTGTTCCGAGGGTCCTCAGGTTCGACTACGCGCACACCCCCGAGGGCGTCGAGCGCGTGCTGAGCCGCGCCAAAATTGGCCATAGTTTCGAAGACTTGCTCAGTGCCAGCGCCGAGACCGTCTGGGTCCTCGACGGGGTCTTCGGGGTGCTCCCCCTCCTCCGCGAGGTGCTCTCGTCGATCACGGGCACCTCGGCGCCGACGCTGCTCGTCGCGGGCGGCGCGCGGCTCCCCTTCGGAGAAGTGGTGCACCTCGGCCCGCTCGCGCGCGACGCGGCGACGAGCCTGTACTTGGCCACGGCGCGAAGGGCGCGAGGGGAGTCCTCGCCGGACGACGCGCCGGCCGTGGTTCGCGCGGTCCTCGGCTACCTCGACGGGCTCCCTGGGGCCATCGTGGCCGCGGCCGAGCGCGCCGCGCTTCTCGGTGGAAAGCGCCTGGCCGAGCGCCTCTCGACCGACCCCTCGACCCTCGCCGGGACGAGCCTGCATGCGTCGTTCGAGCGCGTTTGCGCGGCTCTGCCCGTGAAGGAGAGCCGCGCGCTCCGAGCGCTCTCGGTGCTCGACGGTCGGTTCTCGGCCGACGTCGCCGAGGCGATCGTGGGCACGCCCAGCGCGCTCGCGGACGTGCAGGCGCTCCGAGAGCTCGGGCTCGTCGACGCGACGACCGCCCACGGCGAACGAAAGCTCGCGCTCCCCCGCCCGCTGCGCGACTACCTCCGCTACGCCTTCCACGACGACGGAGACGGCGCCCGCGCGCGCGCCGAAGAGCACCTCGCCCGTATCGCGCTCGATCACGCCGAGCCCCACGAAGGACCGCGTGGCCGCGTGGCACCGGCGGACGCCATCACGGCGCTCGGCGCGCTCGTGACGATGGGCAACCTCGAGGGGGCCGCACGCGTCGCTGCGAGGCTCGACGCCCAGTCGCCCGCCGCGCTCGCCACCGAGACCGGGGTGCGCGCGCTCGATCGGCTCGTCGAGGAGCTCGAGAACGAGGACCGGGCGGTCGCCACCAGCGTGACTCTGGTCGCTCGGGCGCGCGCCCACCAGACCCGAGGCCGCCTCGACCTCGCGACGGCCGATCTCACGCGCGCGAAGTCCCTCGCGAAGCGCGCGGGCGATCCCCACGCGCAGGGCCTCGCCGATCAACGCCTCGCCAGCATCCGAACCGACGGGGGTGATCCGCGGGCCGGCAAAAAGCTCGCCGAGAGGGCCTTCGAGCTCCTCGACGGGGTATCCCCGAGGGACGCCGCCGCCGCGCTCTCCACGCTCGGGACGGCCGAGATGGCCCTCGGTGAGAGCATGGACGCGCGAGAGCACTTCGTCCGCGCGCTCGCGCTCCGCGAACAGGCCCACGACGACGAAGGCGCCGCGCAGGAGCACGCAGGGATCGGCGCGACCCTCTACCAAGAAGGCAGGCTCGCCGAGTCCGTCCGCTCGTACGATCGCGCGAAGGAGCTCCTCCAGGCGAGCCCACGCGGGGATCTCTTCGGCTACGTGCTCGCCGCGCGGGCCCTCGCCCTCCAAGAGCTCGGGCACTTCCCCGAGGCCGAGGCCGATCTCGCGCGCGCCACCGAGGTGCTGCTCGAGCACGAGAGCCTCCGGTTTCGCAGGGTTTTTCTAGGCTATTTGGCCCAGCTCCGGCACGAGTCGAAGCGCGCGACCGAGGCCGAACGCACATACCGCGAGGCCATCTCCGAGCTCCGCGAGGCGCGTCACGTCGTCTACGCCGACCTCTTCCGGGCCTCGCTCGGGGCGCTGCTCGCCGAGCTCGGGCGAATCACCGAGGCCGAGGCCCTCTTCGACGACACTGCCGACGAAGGCGCCCCGGTGCCCACCACCCTCGCGCGACGCATCCACCGAGGGCACGTCGCCTTGCACTATGCACGCACCGCGCGCGCCGCGGGCACCCCCTTCGAGGCCCACGTGGAGCGGGCCAAAGCTGCGCTCGGGCTCGCGCGCGAGGCCTCCTCCGACGACGACGTACGCTTCGCCGAGCGCCTCTTGGCGCGCGCCATCTCCTCCTTCGACTCGGGCGGCTCGGCACAAGAGGTCCTCACGGTCGGCAAAGACGTGAGCTCGTTCCGGGTAGGCCCGAGGGCCCCCGTCGATTTGCGGCGCAAGCGCGCGACCCGCCTCATGCTCAAGGCGCTCGTCGAGGCGCGTGTGCAGCGCCCCGGAGAGCCGATCGTGGTCGACGCGCTCGTCAAAGCCACGTGGCCCGGGGAGCGTATCCTCCCGCAGGCAGCGCTGAGCCGCGTCTACGTCACGGTGCTCATGCTCCGAAACCTCGGGCTTCGCACCATCCTCGTCCAACGCGACGGCGGCTACCTGCTCGATCCGAACGTTCGGCTCGTCGACGAAGGCGCCGGCTGA
- a CDS encoding metallophosphoesterase: MKLPPRPSRMVVMLFYGTVVAHLGPTLGVFGAARERGLGALASVGLALVFVLLGVGGFVARVWHGLEDRKGEERLVTWFYVPYFVHWCACIFALVPSALFLVVRPIVGLVTGGELLPLVFFSRVYLLGLAVGAYGIYVRRRWTEIRRVEVRVSGLPAAFDGYTIAHLSDLHIGSYTPKSWGKRWAERANALRPDAAVLTGDFVTSGVAFHDDIAEVVGALRATDGVFVSMGNHDYFGDGEPMIGYFRERGVRVLRNEGQTLTRGDATLYLAAIDDTWTRRADMDAALAARPEGAPCVLLAHDPEVFPEAVKRGVDLQLSGHTHGGQLAIPFLARRMSLATLAHRFNVDVYTEGRSTLYVHPGLGTTGPPIRLGAAPAIALITLRSA; the protein is encoded by the coding sequence GTGAAGCTGCCGCCGCGGCCGAGCCGCATGGTCGTGATGCTCTTCTACGGCACGGTGGTCGCCCACCTCGGCCCCACCCTCGGCGTCTTCGGGGCAGCGAGGGAGCGTGGTCTCGGCGCGCTCGCGAGCGTGGGTCTGGCGCTCGTCTTCGTGCTCCTCGGTGTCGGGGGCTTCGTCGCGAGGGTGTGGCACGGCCTCGAGGACCGCAAGGGCGAGGAGCGGCTCGTCACCTGGTTTTACGTGCCGTACTTCGTGCATTGGTGCGCGTGCATCTTCGCCCTCGTGCCGAGCGCGCTCTTCCTCGTGGTGCGGCCGATCGTCGGGCTCGTGACGGGCGGGGAGCTCTTGCCGCTCGTGTTCTTCTCGCGGGTGTACCTGCTCGGGCTCGCCGTGGGGGCGTATGGCATTTACGTGCGCCGGAGGTGGACGGAGATTCGGCGCGTCGAGGTGCGTGTCTCGGGGCTCCCCGCCGCGTTCGACGGGTACACGATTGCCCACTTGTCGGACCTGCACATCGGCTCGTACACGCCAAAATCGTGGGGAAAACGCTGGGCCGAACGCGCCAACGCGCTTCGCCCCGACGCGGCCGTGCTCACCGGAGATTTCGTCACGAGCGGCGTGGCCTTCCACGACGACATCGCCGAGGTGGTCGGAGCGCTCCGCGCGACCGACGGGGTGTTCGTGTCGATGGGGAATCACGACTACTTCGGCGACGGCGAGCCCATGATTGGCTATTTCCGGGAGCGCGGTGTGCGTGTGCTCCGCAACGAGGGGCAAACGCTCACGCGCGGAGATGCCACGCTCTACCTCGCCGCGATCGACGACACCTGGACCCGTCGTGCCGACATGGACGCGGCGCTCGCCGCGCGACCCGAGGGCGCGCCGTGTGTGCTCCTCGCCCACGACCCGGAGGTGTTCCCCGAGGCCGTGAAGCGCGGGGTCGACCTCCAGCTCTCGGGCCACACGCACGGAGGCCAGCTCGCGATCCCCTTTTTGGCGCGGCGTATGTCGCTCGCCACGCTCGCGCACCGGTTCAACGTCGACGTCTACACCGAGGGGCGCTCGACGCTCTACGTGCACCCCGGTCTCGGCACCACGGGCCCGCCCATTCGCCTCGGCGCGGCCCCGGCGATCGCGCTCATCACGCTCCGATCGGCGTAG
- a CDS encoding protein kinase — MAKKGAPPASVTLRDSLSGQALVGTGRVTYHLRDCVGEGGQGWAFRARWNHPEGVVVLAKVLRPDTVSLEALRRFQQEADVLRMLSMQPNPHVVRFYDHAVAQVPFAGQTIALPFTVLEFVNGPSLEQVLRTSGALAVVRVRRILRHVGQGLETVHQQKVVHRDLKPSNILLSTEGGQEVAKVTDFGLVKLAELNLVRTASLAGASIGYAPPEQYERGNQRVSPRTDVFSLAAVAYEMLSGRPAFPFSDGENPLVVVTRMLNGPRPSLVRIQTALPRELARRPEKLAAIDAVLAKGLAADPAHRYDGVRTFVNELDAALAPIEDAENVPRSLVSPFEATAPTDPGIVTGEQRSLASLGAGTGEQRSLASLGPGTGEQRSFAAASHEPPAFVPVVSPSGPPLSQKVDNLDTLPYGRPLRFSETVASQPSSWKFAVVARPPRPLGLRAAAIASSGEVAAVGAVGALVWDRGLWQPIALPRDIDPRAIRGAFWADGRDIVLYGHGSLVAVVSPRGTVTRVPVARPGVEFCGAGRAPDGSVWLVGEEPYRGSLTRSVPLGATAGVAVRLAQGRLDPFVECPDASRLLGVAVVGNEVLACGDRGALVRIHADRGELIGTLCHGNLYAISSLPDGQAVTVGAGGHALLVNERRAGQLEAVQTTRDLVCLSVAPDGSAWAGSASARLVRRSAGSWLRMTGELPTQANVVALSANESMVRAVLDDGALLEGRIVA, encoded by the coding sequence ATGGCCAAAAAAGGGGCACCGCCGGCCTCCGTGACCCTGAGAGACTCGCTCTCGGGGCAAGCGCTCGTGGGCACGGGGCGAGTGACCTACCACCTGCGCGATTGTGTGGGCGAAGGGGGCCAGGGGTGGGCCTTTCGCGCGCGGTGGAACCACCCCGAGGGCGTGGTGGTGCTCGCGAAGGTGCTGCGCCCCGACACCGTGAGCCTCGAGGCGCTGCGCCGGTTCCAACAAGAAGCCGACGTGCTCCGCATGCTGTCGATGCAGCCGAACCCGCACGTCGTCCGGTTCTACGATCACGCCGTCGCGCAGGTGCCGTTCGCCGGGCAGACGATCGCGCTCCCGTTCACCGTGCTCGAGTTCGTGAACGGCCCTTCGCTCGAGCAGGTGCTACGGACCTCGGGAGCGCTCGCGGTCGTGAGGGTGAGGCGCATCCTCCGCCACGTGGGGCAAGGCCTCGAGACCGTGCACCAACAGAAGGTCGTGCACCGCGATCTCAAGCCCTCGAACATTTTGCTCTCGACCGAGGGCGGCCAAGAGGTGGCCAAGGTCACCGACTTCGGCCTCGTGAAGCTCGCCGAGCTGAACCTCGTGCGCACGGCTTCGCTCGCCGGGGCCTCGATCGGGTACGCCCCGCCCGAGCAATACGAGCGCGGAAATCAGCGGGTTTCGCCCCGCACGGACGTGTTCTCCCTCGCGGCCGTGGCGTACGAGATGCTCTCGGGCAGGCCCGCCTTTCCCTTCAGCGACGGCGAAAATCCGCTCGTCGTGGTCACTCGCATGTTGAACGGGCCGCGGCCTTCGCTCGTGCGGATCCAGACGGCGCTCCCGCGTGAGCTCGCGCGTCGACCCGAGAAGCTCGCCGCGATCGACGCCGTGCTCGCGAAGGGGCTCGCCGCCGATCCTGCCCACAGGTACGACGGGGTGCGCACGTTCGTGAACGAGCTCGACGCGGCCCTCGCCCCCATCGAAGACGCCGAGAACGTGCCTCGTAGCCTCGTGTCCCCGTTCGAGGCCACGGCGCCCACCGATCCGGGCATCGTCACCGGCGAGCAGCGTTCGCTCGCGTCGCTCGGCGCGGGCACCGGCGAGCAGCGTTCGCTCGCGTCGCTCGGCCCCGGCACGGGGGAGCAGCGCTCGTTCGCCGCGGCCTCGCACGAGCCGCCCGCGTTCGTTCCCGTCGTGTCTCCGTCGGGGCCGCCCCTCTCCCAGAAAGTCGACAACCTCGACACGCTCCCGTACGGGCGCCCTCTGCGCTTCTCGGAGACCGTGGCATCGCAGCCTTCGTCGTGGAAATTCGCCGTCGTCGCTCGGCCTCCGCGCCCGCTCGGTCTGCGCGCGGCGGCGATCGCGTCGTCGGGTGAGGTCGCGGCGGTCGGCGCCGTGGGCGCGCTCGTGTGGGACCGTGGGTTGTGGCAGCCGATCGCGTTGCCACGGGACATCGATCCTCGCGCGATCCGCGGCGCGTTTTGGGCCGATGGGCGCGACATCGTGCTCTACGGGCACGGCTCGCTCGTCGCCGTCGTGTCTCCGCGAGGCACGGTGACCCGTGTCCCGGTGGCGCGCCCGGGCGTCGAATTTTGTGGGGCGGGCCGCGCGCCGGACGGCTCCGTGTGGCTCGTCGGCGAGGAGCCGTACCGCGGGAGCCTCACGCGGAGCGTCCCCCTCGGCGCGACCGCCGGCGTCGCCGTGCGCCTCGCCCAAGGTCGTCTCGATCCGTTCGTCGAATGCCCCGACGCGTCGAGGCTCCTCGGGGTCGCCGTGGTCGGGAACGAGGTGCTCGCGTGCGGCGATCGCGGCGCGCTCGTGCGCATCCACGCCGATCGCGGCGAGCTCATCGGCACCCTCTGCCACGGAAATCTCTATGCGATCTCGTCCCTCCCCGATGGCCAAGCCGTCACGGTGGGGGCGGGTGGGCACGCGCTCCTCGTGAACGAGCGCCGCGCGGGGCAGCTCGAAGCCGTGCAGACTACACGGGATCTCGTCTGCCTCTCGGTCGCTCCTGACGGCTCGGCTTGGGCCGGCTCCGCCTCGGCGAGGCTCGTGCGGCGGAGCGCGGGCTCGTGGCTGCGCATGACCGGGGAGCTCCCGACGCAGGCCAACGTCGTCGCGCTCTCGGCGAACGAGTCGATGGTGCGCGCCGTGCTCGACGACGGCGCCCTCTTGGAAGGGCGCATCGTCGCGTGA
- the trxA gene encoding thioredoxin produces the protein MAGKNVIELTDDNFDAEVVSSPIPVLVDFTATWCGPCKMLAPIVEKIADENVGKYKVAKLDIDDAPKVTQRFGVRSVPTVLVFKGGSKAGQHVGVTNKETLIKMLEG, from the coding sequence ATGGCCGGAAAGAACGTGATCGAGCTCACCGACGATAACTTCGACGCGGAGGTGGTAAGCTCGCCGATCCCCGTGCTCGTCGACTTCACGGCGACCTGGTGTGGCCCCTGCAAGATGCTCGCGCCCATCGTCGAGAAGATCGCCGACGAGAACGTCGGCAAATACAAGGTCGCCAAGCTCGACATCGACGACGCCCCCAAGGTCACCCAGCGCTTCGGCGTGCGCAGCGTGCCCACCGTGCTCGTGTTCAAGGGCGGCTCCAAGGCCGGCCAGCACGTCGGCGTCACCAACAAAGAGACCCTCATCAAGATGCTCGAGGGCTGA
- a CDS encoding TetR/AcrR family transcriptional regulator, whose translation MPRRPPTPKPKARPDSPRAAKAAAPKRRTQAERRETTRRELIEATIKSFSDVGFTNTTVATIAERCSMSRGALFGHFPTLFDLTTAAVEEMFARLRHHVIDYASRTENRSPSAALPELWRIYKSPEMQILQQALAEAAVSPELAARLVPALEAHEKATLMAARAWFPEAAKNPSFDALCTALLCFFQGASLLRLVDTSGRRERELFELMTGLADLGVALAAR comes from the coding sequence ATGCCTCGTCGCCCGCCGACCCCGAAGCCCAAGGCTCGACCCGACTCCCCGCGCGCCGCGAAGGCCGCGGCCCCGAAGCGCCGCACGCAGGCCGAGCGCCGCGAGACCACGCGCCGCGAGCTCATCGAGGCCACCATCAAGTCGTTCTCCGACGTGGGCTTCACGAACACCACGGTGGCCACGATCGCCGAGCGCTGTTCCATGTCGCGGGGCGCGCTCTTCGGCCATTTTCCCACGCTCTTCGACCTGACCACCGCCGCCGTCGAGGAGATGTTCGCCCGCCTCCGGCACCACGTGATCGACTACGCGAGCCGCACCGAGAACCGCTCGCCGAGCGCCGCGTTGCCCGAGCTCTGGCGCATCTACAAGAGCCCCGAGATGCAGATCCTCCAGCAGGCGCTCGCCGAGGCCGCGGTGAGCCCCGAGCTCGCGGCGAGGCTCGTGCCCGCGCTCGAGGCCCACGAGAAGGCCACCCTCATGGCCGCCCGCGCGTGGTTCCCCGAGGCCGCGAAGAACCCGAGCTTCGACGCGCTCTGCACCGCGCTCCTCTGCTTCTTCCAAGGGGCGTCGCTCCTGCGGCTCGTCGACACCTCGGGCCGACGCGAGCGCGAGCTCTTCGAGCTCATGACCGGGCTCGCGGATCTCGGCGTCGCCCTAGCAGCCCGTTGA
- a CDS encoding aspartyl protease family protein produces MPRPPSPTPPTPSLLAAVMVTALGLASGACTPEVVPTKTPTCPAGPCERPKPTRPARRARLEYEVEGRPFRLPVVRATVGGAPTLLLVDTGASSHVLTRWLAKKAKLTVDDQGDRSLDHAGRAVASLRTSAPKIVVDGWGPLEDRPTLVIDVPEALERLGIGGFLSPQSLGGTVVLDLLRGELRDTTSPGEEKGALAEWATFSRPEPKSLPEPVACADPASLLPALTFVLPARIGDEAVSLLVDTGAQRTDLFATSPAGKALAPRAEPGEPLILAAGKVESKVLRGTSLAVGDVKAEVDVGILPGASTPSCPRDGVLGMDALRRCVLVIGQGTFHGRCLGPP; encoded by the coding sequence GTGCCCCGCCCGCCGAGCCCCACCCCACCGACGCCCTCGCTGCTCGCGGCCGTGATGGTGACGGCGCTCGGGCTCGCCTCTGGCGCGTGCACCCCCGAGGTCGTGCCCACGAAGACGCCGACGTGCCCCGCGGGCCCGTGCGAGCGCCCGAAGCCCACCCGGCCCGCTCGGCGCGCGCGCCTCGAGTACGAGGTCGAAGGGCGCCCTTTCCGCCTCCCCGTGGTGCGCGCCACGGTGGGTGGTGCACCGACGTTGCTCCTCGTGGACACGGGCGCAAGCTCCCACGTGCTCACACGGTGGCTCGCCAAGAAGGCCAAGCTCACGGTCGACGACCAAGGAGATCGCAGCCTCGATCACGCGGGGCGCGCGGTGGCGAGCCTTCGCACGTCGGCGCCGAAGATCGTGGTCGACGGATGGGGCCCGCTCGAGGATCGCCCGACCCTCGTCATCGACGTGCCCGAGGCGCTCGAGCGGCTCGGCATCGGGGGATTTCTGTCGCCGCAGAGCCTCGGGGGCACGGTGGTGCTCGATCTCCTGCGTGGCGAGCTCCGCGACACGACGAGCCCGGGCGAAGAGAAGGGCGCGCTCGCCGAGTGGGCCACGTTCTCGAGGCCCGAGCCCAAGTCGCTCCCCGAGCCGGTCGCGTGCGCCGATCCGGCGAGTCTCTTGCCGGCGCTCACGTTCGTCCTTCCCGCGCGCATCGGCGACGAAGCCGTCTCGCTGCTCGTGGACACGGGGGCGCAGCGCACGGACCTCTTCGCGACGTCGCCCGCGGGGAAGGCCCTCGCGCCTCGCGCCGAGCCGGGAGAGCCGCTCATCTTGGCCGCAGGCAAGGTCGAGTCGAAGGTGCTGCGCGGCACGTCGCTCGCCGTGGGCGACGTGAAGGCCGAGGTCGACGTGGGGATCCTGCCCGGCGCGAGCACCCCCTCGTGCCCACGCGACGGGGTGCTCGGCATGGACGCCCTCCGGAGGTGCGTGCTCGTGATCGGCCAAGGCACCTTCCACGGACGATGCCTCGGGCCTCCGTGA
- a CDS encoding DUF2325 domain-containing protein, which translates to MSKPTPRTPSPSPETESTVVLVGGNGGLFDRYREALEERGLRVRHFEKRVPPGARRSLGRVAAIFVVVSMVSHSLRDSVKDLADDGTKVVYLRTGSVSAVRAAALELSHDRAA; encoded by the coding sequence ATGAGCAAGCCCACCCCCCGCACCCCGAGCCCCTCTCCCGAGACCGAGTCCACCGTCGTCCTCGTCGGCGGCAACGGAGGTCTCTTCGACCGCTACCGCGAGGCCCTCGAAGAGCGCGGCCTCCGCGTGCGCCACTTCGAAAAGCGTGTCCCCCCGGGGGCGCGCCGTTCGCTCGGCCGCGTCGCCGCCATCTTCGTCGTCGTGAGCATGGTGTCGCACTCGCTCCGCGACAGCGTGAAAGACCTCGCCGACGACGGCACCAAGGTCGTCTACCTGCGCACGGGCTCCGTATCCGCGGTGCGCGCGGCGGCGCTCGAGCTCTCGCACGACCGCGCCGCGTGA